The Bradyrhizobium ottawaense genome window below encodes:
- a CDS encoding ABC transporter substrate-binding protein, producing the protein MAASPIYQRGGLVQFGFTNSHPDFTKGGDFMWSTSVSQADEQPLLAAYAVKRLGLKKLAVLHLNTDWGRTSRDYFVKAAKEYGAEVAVTEGYIAEERDFRSTLVRVRDASPDGLILISYYSDGALIARQARQVGLKQVICAASSVYSPKFLELGGEAVEDVHLGTRYFPEDPRPEVKKFISGFKAKYGGQEPDAFNAYSYDAMNMAAAVVKIGGTDRRAVRDAFTKVKDVSSVIFGSATFDVESRRVKGAMNAELVVRKGQFALWDGKPT; encoded by the coding sequence ATGGCGGCCTCGCCGATCTATCAGCGCGGCGGCCTCGTGCAATTCGGCTTCACCAACTCGCACCCCGATTTCACCAAGGGCGGCGACTTCATGTGGAGCACCTCGGTCAGCCAGGCCGACGAGCAGCCGCTGCTGGCGGCTTATGCGGTGAAGCGTCTCGGCCTCAAGAAGCTCGCGGTGCTGCACCTCAACACCGATTGGGGCCGCACCAGCCGCGACTATTTCGTCAAGGCGGCGAAGGAATACGGCGCCGAGGTCGCGGTGACCGAGGGCTACATCGCGGAGGAGCGCGACTTCCGCTCCACCCTGGTGCGCGTGCGCGACGCCAGCCCGGACGGGTTGATCCTGATCTCCTATTATTCCGACGGTGCGCTGATCGCCCGTCAGGCGCGGCAGGTCGGCCTGAAGCAGGTGATCTGCGCCGCGAGCTCGGTCTACTCGCCGAAGTTTCTGGAGCTCGGCGGCGAGGCGGTCGAGGATGTCCATCTCGGCACGCGCTATTTCCCCGAGGATCCCAGGCCCGAGGTGAAGAAATTCATCTCGGGCTTCAAGGCGAAGTACGGCGGGCAGGAGCCGGACGCCTTCAACGCTTATTCCTATGATGCGATGAACATGGCGGCCGCCGTGGTCAAGATCGGCGGCACCGACCGCCGTGCGGTCCGCGATGCCTTCACGAAAGTGAAGGACGTCTCCAGCGTCATCTTCGGTTCCGCGACGTTCGACGTCGAGAGCCGCCGCGTCAAGGGCGCCATGAACGCCGAACTCGTCGTGCGCAAAGGGCAGTTCGCGCTCTGGGACGGCAAGCCGACCTGA